Proteins encoded by one window of Paenibacillus sp. DCT19:
- a CDS encoding acetamidase/formamidase family protein, with the protein MFINRTIRKLGVSVGIVSMFTFALPSVGFSMPLQPTTIDKVEGDYYVTSAIENIRWGSLPNRDSSPILTVPSGSAVTFDTVSHEGLIEDQGRNPVEYFGKYGISPDGVLDDAKAIAASEIEHDYVKDGPHIITGPVAVEGAMPGDVLKVEVLSLQTRVPYGVISNRHGKGALPGEFPENTGPQEGLAQRNRNYIIMYLYLRRLKKSTAIGMVYYQQKLARMYVSQLTRF; encoded by the coding sequence ATGTTTATTAACCGAACGATTAGGAAATTAGGGGTTTCAGTTGGGATTGTAAGTATGTTTACATTTGCTCTACCTTCAGTGGGTTTTAGTATGCCGCTGCAACCAACAACCATCGATAAGGTAGAAGGCGATTATTATGTAACGTCTGCGATTGAGAACATTCGCTGGGGATCACTGCCTAATCGAGATAGCTCTCCTATTCTTACTGTACCATCAGGAAGTGCTGTAACATTTGATACGGTATCGCATGAGGGACTGATCGAGGATCAAGGGAGAAATCCAGTGGAGTACTTCGGCAAATATGGTATCTCGCCCGATGGCGTATTGGATGATGCAAAGGCAATTGCGGCTTCGGAGATTGAGCATGATTATGTAAAAGACGGACCTCATATTATCACTGGGCCCGTAGCGGTTGAGGGAGCGATGCCTGGAGATGTTCTTAAAGTGGAAGTCCTTTCGTTGCAAACGCGAGTTCCATATGGTGTCATTTCTAACCGCCATGGTAAAGGTGCCCTTCCTGGCGAATTTCCAGAAAATACAGGCCCACAAGAGGGGCTAGCGCAACGAAACCGGAATTATATAATAATGTATCTATATTTACGCCGATTGAAGAAATCAACGGCAATTGGTATGGTTTATTACCAACAAAAGCTGGCAAGAATGTACGTTTCCCAATTAACCCGTTTCTAG
- a CDS encoding sulfurtransferase: MKNIVSMRWLLARMYEPDVVIADCRFLLGQPNAGREAYEAGHIPGAVYLDLENDLSSPVSAHGGRHPLPAPASLASRLAKAGIGSNSRIIAYDDQGGMNASRLWWLLRYMGHEQVYVMDEGFTAWQNAKFPVTTDVPVQIPSSFEWNLQPQMLASVEEAQHASASGSAVLIDSRDARRYAGLEEPIDAKAGHIPGAVNYFWKDVLGADGRWSGVEALEERFVKLGKDDAIIVYCGSGVSACPNMIALEEAGFSNVKLYSGSWSDWISYEGNPVATGDE, from the coding sequence ATGAAAAATATTGTATCCATGCGCTGGCTGCTCGCCAGAATGTACGAACCGGATGTTGTTATCGCGGATTGCCGTTTCCTACTCGGTCAACCGAATGCCGGAAGAGAGGCGTATGAAGCTGGTCATATTCCAGGTGCAGTCTACCTCGATCTAGAAAATGATCTATCCTCTCCAGTATCCGCCCATGGCGGACGTCACCCACTGCCTGCCCCGGCTTCACTCGCAAGTCGTCTAGCCAAAGCGGGTATTGGATCGAATAGCCGTATCATCGCTTATGATGATCAAGGCGGTATGAACGCCTCGCGTTTATGGTGGCTGCTACGTTATATGGGACATGAACAGGTGTATGTCATGGACGAAGGCTTTACCGCTTGGCAAAATGCCAAATTCCCTGTTACAACGGATGTACCGGTTCAGATCCCATCTTCGTTCGAGTGGAACTTGCAGCCACAGATGCTGGCAAGTGTAGAGGAGGCGCAGCACGCTTCAGCCAGCGGCAGCGCCGTGCTGATTGACTCCCGCGATGCCCGCCGTTATGCGGGGCTGGAGGAACCGATTGATGCGAAGGCCGGACATATTCCGGGGGCCGTGAACTATTTTTGGAAAGACGTGCTTGGTGCAGATGGGCGCTGGTCTGGTGTTGAAGCATTGGAGGAACGGTTCGTGAAGCTGGGGAAAGATGATGCGATTATCGTGTATTGTGGTTCCGGTGTCTCCGCCTGCCCGAACATGATTGCGCTGGAAGAAGCGGGATTCTCGAATGTGAAGCTGTATTCCGGGAGCTGGAGCGACTGGATTAGTTATGAGGGGAATCCGGTGGCGACAGGGGACGAGTAA
- a CDS encoding mannitol-1-phosphate 5-dehydrogenase: MKAVHFGAGNIGRGFIGHMLSASDYEVCFVARNPKKISMLQRRKEYPITLANSDQDTTIVNNVTAINIGEQDRVAEHIASADLITTAVGVSALEDIAQPIAKGIYLRMKQRNPAPLHIIACENAIGGSTRLKKRIYPLLDEQTRAKAERYIAFPNAAVDRIVPAQDHQDPLQVTVEPFYEWVVHRQALLDGFKKIKGVHYVDSLEPYIERKMFTVNTGHCVAAYFGYLEGFKTIRQVMSHKPLRAKIRHVMEETGAMLIQKHGFDPQKHNKYIDTILERFANPNLTDQVTRVGRSPLRKLSPYDRLVRPALQASEFGIDIPHLTSAMAAAMLFNDERDEEAMKLQHMIREDGVSAFIREHMGIPDAHPVHGQIVARYEDIKGHKEATILT, from the coding sequence ATGAAAGCTGTACATTTTGGTGCGGGCAATATAGGCCGCGGTTTTATCGGTCATATGTTGTCCGCTTCCGATTACGAAGTCTGCTTTGTCGCACGTAACCCAAAGAAAATCTCCATGCTCCAAAGGAGAAAAGAGTATCCAATTACGCTTGCAAATAGCGATCAGGATACAACGATTGTAAATAACGTAACTGCCATCAACATTGGCGAACAGGATCGAGTAGCCGAGCATATTGCCTCAGCTGATCTGATAACAACGGCAGTAGGTGTGTCAGCACTTGAGGATATAGCTCAACCTATAGCTAAAGGCATCTACCTTCGCATGAAGCAACGTAACCCCGCTCCGCTCCATATTATCGCATGTGAGAATGCCATCGGAGGAAGTACTCGGCTCAAGAAGCGTATCTATCCGTTACTCGATGAACAAACTCGCGCAAAAGCCGAGCGTTACATCGCCTTCCCTAACGCAGCTGTAGATCGGATTGTTCCCGCGCAGGATCATCAAGATCCCTTGCAGGTGACGGTTGAACCTTTCTACGAATGGGTTGTACATCGTCAGGCACTATTGGATGGTTTCAAGAAAATCAAAGGTGTACATTACGTCGATTCCCTTGAGCCATATATTGAACGTAAAATGTTTACCGTCAACACAGGGCACTGTGTTGCGGCATACTTCGGATATCTCGAAGGATTCAAGACCATCCGACAGGTGATGAGCCACAAACCGCTTCGTGCGAAAATCCGCCATGTGATGGAAGAAACCGGAGCTATGCTCATTCAGAAACATGGCTTCGATCCACAGAAGCATAACAAGTATATAGATACCATTCTTGAACGCTTTGCCAATCCGAACCTGACAGATCAGGTGACCCGGGTCGGCCGCTCACCTCTTCGCAAGTTATCGCCTTACGACCGGCTTGTTCGCCCAGCGTTACAAGCCAGCGAATTCGGAATAGATATTCCTCATTTAACTTCCGCTATGGCAGCCGCGATGTTGTTCAACGACGAACGAGACGAGGAAGCCATGAAGCTCCAACACATGATTCGTGAGGACGGCGTCTCTGCCTTTATTCGCGAACACATGGGTATTCCCGACGCACATCCCGTTCATGGGCAAATTGTCGCCCGTTATGAAGACATTAAAGGGCACAAGGAAGCTACCATTTTGACTTGA
- a CDS encoding CPBP family intramembrane glutamic endopeptidase, which produces MNQQFKVMLPAWGKAIGLLCMIIMFAAVLWLVWTGNFSIRYTADHEGVIPIWHSWLPAFLGILLIRLIPYKSQNHTSFQQMERPHLVVQSIVLLISGVLFTAALVMIDPQGLHFELYYLAFKLATLLCIPLIFLLIYRKTTGAQQQIISAKPRSRRNVIAPLIIIVVWGYLKFYSPIAQPEGVIEATDLTELFLLVFIGFMINSVLEEVFYRVWLQTRLEALLGRWPAILMVSILWSIWHVAIQGYGQWDIDVATVIANHGVTGLFLGYLWVRYRRVWVIILVHGLINASPHVLLQILFH; this is translated from the coding sequence ATGAACCAGCAATTCAAAGTAATGCTTCCTGCATGGGGAAAGGCAATTGGCTTATTGTGCATGATAATTATGTTTGCTGCTGTACTGTGGTTAGTGTGGACCGGAAACTTTAGTATAAGGTACACGGCCGACCATGAGGGAGTAATTCCAATATGGCATAGTTGGTTGCCGGCATTCCTTGGTATTTTGCTAATCCGTCTGATTCCTTATAAAAGTCAAAATCATACGTCCTTCCAACAAATGGAGAGACCTCACTTGGTTGTTCAATCGATTGTGTTATTAATATCAGGTGTTTTATTTACGGCTGCTCTTGTAATGATAGACCCTCAAGGATTACATTTTGAGCTATATTATTTAGCGTTCAAGTTAGCGACACTGTTGTGCATTCCACTGATTTTCTTGCTAATTTATCGCAAAACGACTGGCGCGCAGCAACAAATTATCTCGGCAAAGCCTCGCTCTCGCAGAAACGTCATTGCACCACTAATCATTATTGTGGTCTGGGGTTATCTAAAGTTCTATTCCCCAATTGCACAACCAGAAGGAGTAATTGAAGCAACTGATTTGACAGAATTATTTCTCTTGGTGTTCATTGGTTTTATGATCAATAGTGTATTGGAGGAAGTTTTCTATCGGGTATGGTTGCAGACTCGATTGGAGGCATTGCTTGGAAGATGGCCTGCCATACTAATGGTTTCAATACTATGGTCCATCTGGCATGTTGCCATTCAAGGTTATGGTCAGTGGGATATTGATGTGGCAACAGTGATTGCAAATCATGGGGTTACGGGTCTGTTTCTTGGTTATTTATGGGTTCGCTATCGTAGAGTGTGGGTGATTATCTTGGTTCACGGACTCATCAATGCATCCCCTCATGTTCTGTTGCAGATTTTATTTCACTGA
- a CDS encoding DUF2975 domain-containing protein, producing MNGIEFRAKPGLKRMHVALMIGYWGGIALLVALVCYKLWIGLKPQELFTAEKGVAHWFFSVPLSDTVTNSVMVPFTYFQPINPDMFDAKTAYLVVTLTNTMLIFLTYIYSIGQIRYIIGSILSGSSPFSLANATRLRRLGVAVILYSLLAKLLLNILICLFVTRIFSINLGSISLIGIIIGILVLFVSEIFKYGALLQEEHDSTL from the coding sequence ATGAACGGAATTGAATTTAGAGCCAAGCCTGGCCTCAAAAGAATGCACGTCGCACTTATGATCGGATATTGGGGAGGAATTGCGCTACTCGTTGCGTTAGTCTGTTATAAACTATGGATCGGATTAAAGCCTCAGGAGTTATTCACTGCAGAGAAGGGAGTTGCGCACTGGTTTTTTTCAGTACCATTATCGGATACTGTGACGAATAGTGTCATGGTGCCTTTCACTTATTTTCAACCGATCAATCCTGATATGTTCGATGCCAAGACGGCTTATCTGGTCGTCACTTTGACCAACACTATGCTTATTTTCCTTACTTACATCTACTCGATTGGCCAGATTCGCTATATAATAGGTAGCATACTTAGCGGAAGCAGCCCGTTTAGCCTGGCGAATGCCACTCGTCTAAGAAGGCTGGGAGTTGCCGTTATCCTGTATTCTTTGCTGGCGAAGCTGCTTCTCAACATTTTGATCTGCCTGTTCGTAACTCGTATCTTCTCCATTAATCTGGGCAGTATCTCTTTAATCGGAATTATCATCGGCATACTCGTGCTGTTCGTCTCCGAGATTTTCAAATATGGCGCTCTTCTGCAGGAAGAGCATGATTCGACTTTATGA
- a CDS encoding polysaccharide deacetylase family protein, producing the protein MKVEQTAGKNGAISQTTSRMKTHKRRRIRYGRLSAALLILVVLITGLTYIFIGMTHWIKDYVAPPPITAIKQPTKLGMIAMTPDVKEEPVRFQGQVRKLAYITFDDGPSEHTATLLDILKQHEAKATFFMIGRQLNQHKEVVERLVKEGSYPGLHSMTHNYNKLYKSGSSSNFVKEFKKEQKMVQELIGFTPHLIRAPYGSSPQIGEKFRGDIAAAGFKMWDWTTDSLDWNLPGQPDKIVDRVSSSVHRDKEVILMHEREQTVQALPRILKLLEDRGYEFEVYDPSAHWIANFSGDTRL; encoded by the coding sequence GTGAAAGTAGAGCAGACAGCGGGAAAGAACGGCGCGATCTCGCAGACAACAAGCCGAATGAAGACGCACAAACGTAGACGAATCCGGTATGGGAGACTTAGTGCAGCGTTGCTGATTCTGGTAGTGCTGATAACCGGTTTAACATATATTTTCATTGGAATGACACATTGGATCAAAGATTACGTTGCACCCCCACCAATCACGGCCATTAAGCAACCGACAAAGCTTGGCATGATTGCAATGACTCCAGATGTGAAGGAAGAGCCTGTGCGGTTCCAAGGTCAGGTTCGCAAGTTGGCATACATAACATTTGATGATGGACCAAGTGAACATACCGCCACACTGCTGGATATTTTGAAGCAACATGAGGCAAAGGCTACCTTCTTCATGATCGGACGACAGTTGAATCAGCACAAAGAGGTGGTCGAACGGCTTGTAAAAGAAGGCAGCTATCCCGGTCTTCATAGTATGACGCATAACTATAATAAGCTATATAAGAGCGGTAGCTCCTCGAATTTTGTCAAGGAGTTTAAGAAGGAACAGAAGATGGTGCAGGAGCTGATTGGTTTCACACCTCATCTGATTCGCGCCCCTTATGGAAGCAGCCCACAGATCGGAGAGAAATTCCGGGGAGACATTGCGGCAGCCGGTTTCAAAATGTGGGATTGGACTACAGACTCCCTGGATTGGAATCTGCCTGGACAGCCAGACAAGATTGTAGATCGTGTCAGCAGTAGCGTGCATCGGGATAAAGAAGTCATTCTTATGCATGAACGTGAACAGACCGTACAGGCTTTGCCACGTATTTTGAAATTACTAGAAGATCGAGGGTATGAGTTCGAAGTATATGATCCGAGTGCGCATTGGATTGCTAATTTTAGCGGAGATACGCGTTTATAA
- a CDS encoding YkyA family protein, with protein MLGRTKTMWTAVSIGLILLLTACGQPQEPAANQVNQWLQHDEGITEILKELSRYEREDMELYTEILSKGKNKNSDIEGLLDQADEHINERRKLLDEANSVMKQTLEQIDSLRTSLDELSFEKEETLAQAQAVLDQYQVRAATFDGFVASYQQSLDAEEMLYSMMRVDVKPNLVKIKRAIRERNAQYVQVAEFRKQFNLQTKTFNSANAKLVEMDQAS; from the coding sequence GTGCTTGGCAGAACAAAAACAATGTGGACGGCAGTCAGTATAGGGCTGATCCTGCTTCTTACCGCCTGCGGACAGCCGCAGGAACCAGCGGCGAATCAGGTGAACCAATGGCTTCAGCATGATGAAGGGATTACTGAGATCCTTAAGGAGCTTTCCCGGTATGAGCGGGAGGACATGGAGTTATATACGGAAATTTTGAGTAAAGGAAAGAACAAAAACAGTGATATCGAGGGTCTGTTAGATCAGGCAGACGAGCACATTAATGAGCGTCGGAAATTGCTGGACGAGGCTAATTCGGTCATGAAGCAGACGTTGGAGCAGATCGATAGTCTTCGAACGTCTCTAGATGAATTGTCTTTTGAAAAAGAAGAGACGTTGGCTCAAGCACAGGCTGTGCTGGATCAATATCAGGTAAGAGCGGCTACGTTCGACGGATTCGTTGCGTCCTATCAGCAGAGCTTGGATGCAGAAGAAATGCTGTATTCAATGATGAGAGTCGATGTTAAGCCGAACCTTGTGAAGATTAAACGAGCGATTCGAGAACGGAATGCGCAATATGTGCAAGTTGCCGAGTTCAGGAAGCAGTTCAATCTCCAGACCAAAACTTTTAACAGTGCGAATGCCAAGCTTGTGGAGATGGATCAGGCAAGCTAA
- a CDS encoding TetR/AcrR family transcriptional regulator: MPKIVDHEKMKNIIAEATWKIISEKGIHQATSRTIAKEAGLSQGALRHYFSKQESLLAFAMELVKEKVLIRLRNLNARELAPQERIVEYLLELVPTDEQTLLEMEVWFAFAAYGKTQKGFDTNYEDLQNAIKNCIIYLKNEGLLSTTDEEKEQEKLYAFMNGMALNLYLEPDKINRTRSKEMIQDYINWIIR, from the coding sequence ATGCCAAAAATCGTAGACCATGAGAAAATGAAAAATATTATCGCTGAAGCAACTTGGAAAATCATTAGCGAGAAAGGCATTCATCAGGCAACCTCAAGAACGATTGCGAAGGAGGCCGGATTATCTCAAGGAGCCTTAAGACACTACTTTTCAAAACAAGAGAGCCTATTAGCGTTTGCGATGGAGTTAGTTAAGGAAAAGGTTCTTATTCGGTTAAGAAATCTAAATGCAAGAGAACTGGCGCCTCAAGAAAGAATTGTTGAATACTTGCTTGAGCTAGTCCCGACTGATGAACAAACATTATTGGAAATGGAGGTTTGGTTTGCATTTGCAGCCTATGGAAAAACGCAAAAAGGGTTCGATACCAATTATGAAGACCTCCAAAACGCAATCAAGAATTGCATTATATACTTGAAAAATGAAGGTCTTTTGAGCACAACCGATGAAGAGAAAGAACAAGAAAAATTGTATGCCTTCATGAATGGAATGGCTCTCAATTTGTATCTAGAGCCGGATAAGATAAATCGAACACGAAGCAAAGAAATGATACAAGACTACATTAATTGGATCATACGTTAA
- a CDS encoding helix-turn-helix transcriptional regulator: MPIIIRLDRVLADKKMKLNDLADKVGISNVNLSNLKTGKVKAIRFSTLEAICEILDCQPGDILEFIPGDNDNSEVE, encoded by the coding sequence GTGCCGATTATTATACGTCTCGACCGAGTTCTGGCCGACAAAAAAATGAAATTGAATGACCTGGCTGATAAGGTAGGGATCTCCAATGTCAATCTGTCCAATCTGAAAACGGGGAAAGTGAAGGCGATCCGCTTCTCTACCTTGGAAGCAATCTGCGAAATCTTAGACTGTCAGCCTGGAGACATTCTGGAATTTATTCCAGGCGACAACGACAACAGTGAAGTGGAATGA
- a CDS encoding DMT family transporter produces MTSFKHTGRSIYLLFFVGIIAISFSSIFVRWSSADVAVIAMYRLFLTNLLMLPFIWKYRHEMLRLNVRQWVLLVASGVMLALHFLLWMGSLRLTSVASSTVILALEPILILAGSIWLFKAKVNRMMIIGMGIALLGSIAIGAGDFQLAGTALQGDILSLFGTIAVAVHMLLGQFLRSGLSAFSYNFWVFFVAACTLAVYNLIQGHAFGGYAASEWGIFLLLAIVPTIFGHYLFNWLLQYMNATTVSMGVLGEPVFSSLLAWVLLGESLSTLQMSAGVIILFGVWIFIRYGKTKPQLAPAEDSMVGNTPAKPTVV; encoded by the coding sequence ATGACAAGCTTTAAACATACCGGCAGATCGATCTATCTGTTATTCTTTGTCGGTATTATTGCCATCTCTTTTTCTTCTATCTTTGTACGCTGGTCTTCCGCAGATGTTGCGGTAATAGCCATGTATCGTCTATTCCTTACTAACCTGCTGATGCTTCCGTTTATCTGGAAGTACAGACATGAAATGTTACGTCTCAACGTCAGACAATGGGTATTGTTGGTCGCATCTGGCGTCATGCTTGCACTTCACTTCCTGCTCTGGATGGGATCTCTGCGCCTAACGAGTGTTGCCAGCTCAACCGTGATTCTAGCACTCGAACCGATTCTAATCTTGGCCGGCTCCATCTGGCTGTTCAAAGCCAAAGTGAACCGGATGATGATTATCGGAATGGGTATCGCACTCCTCGGTTCCATCGCCATTGGCGCAGGAGATTTTCAGTTAGCGGGAACCGCGCTTCAAGGAGATATTCTCTCGTTGTTCGGCACCATTGCTGTAGCGGTGCACATGCTGTTAGGTCAGTTTTTGCGCTCAGGGCTTAGCGCCTTTTCCTATAATTTCTGGGTATTCTTCGTCGCTGCCTGTACACTAGCTGTATACAATCTAATCCAGGGTCATGCCTTCGGCGGTTATGCAGCATCCGAGTGGGGAATCTTCCTGTTGCTTGCCATTGTGCCAACAATCTTCGGACATTATCTCTTCAACTGGCTGCTTCAATATATGAATGCAACGACGGTATCCATGGGGGTACTTGGGGAGCCTGTATTCTCGTCCCTGCTGGCCTGGGTGCTGCTTGGCGAATCGCTAAGTACGTTACAGATGTCTGCCGGCGTAATCATTCTATTCGGGGTGTGGATCTTCATTCGATATGGCAAAACGAAGCCACAACTTGCTCCTGCTGAAGACAGCATGGTAGGGAACACACCTGCTAAACCAACTGTTGTGTAA
- a CDS encoding stalk domain-containing protein, translating to MDINELGVGSTIYYPIQVKGGLFYTGDPHFAQGDGEVALTALEASLRGTVRLTVLKKGDPSIPHRGEFTQPFAETEDYWIPIGLDPDLDEAMKESVRESIQFLSDKLDMDRSVAYAYLSAATDYEVSQVVDRTKGVHGLIRKTDFLEYVDVIMNVGGTSIKPVVHNDEFYVPIRTISELLGGTVEWDHKTRTTQIQLGTKNISAQIGSDVYSINDKLVFNSKVPKLLNGETVVPVSVINEILGAYVNWTTIDKTLTANVSLSTK from the coding sequence ATGGATATTAATGAGTTAGGTGTCGGTTCAACTATTTATTATCCGATTCAAGTTAAAGGTGGGCTATTCTATACTGGAGATCCACACTTTGCTCAAGGAGATGGAGAAGTCGCATTAACTGCATTGGAAGCCTCCTTAAGAGGGACAGTTCGGTTAACGGTGTTAAAGAAAGGTGATCCGTCGATACCGCATCGTGGAGAATTCACGCAACCCTTTGCTGAAACAGAGGATTATTGGATTCCCATTGGCTTGGATCCTGATCTGGATGAAGCAATGAAAGAATCCGTACGTGAATCGATTCAATTCTTATCCGATAAGCTTGATATGGATCGAAGTGTAGCTTATGCGTATCTATCGGCCGCAACGGATTATGAAGTATCTCAGGTTGTAGACCGAACGAAAGGGGTTCATGGACTCATTCGAAAGACCGATTTCCTTGAATATGTTGACGTTATAATGAATGTAGGCGGTACGTCAATCAAGCCGGTTGTTCATAACGATGAGTTCTACGTACCGATTCGAACCATTTCGGAGCTATTGGGTGGTACAGTAGAATGGGATCATAAGACGCGTACAACGCAAATCCAATTAGGCACGAAAAATATAAGTGCTCAAATTGGTTCAGATGTGTATTCAATTAACGATAAACTAGTGTTCAATAGTAAGGTACCTAAGCTTTTAAATGGCGAAACTGTAGTTCCGGTTTCAGTTATTAATGAAATACTAGGTGCTTATGTAAACTGGACGACGATCGACAAGACGTTAACAGCCAATGTATCGTTAAGCACAAAGTAA
- a CDS encoding AraC family transcriptional regulator: MDWQNFDLPLDHVRLRWNGLEVYTFHSDIEHRVFTSGNYALWVMNEGEGIAVVDGQRFPIVPCSSILVLPGTVIEWEQQPGQIVHAHKLEFSADWDGETEEHPLTIIGNRLVSIQPLANLMELLDQIAELRMTDIGMSRFRRGILLQEALFQFAVKACADQPANTKEAVLRTITHIEENYQQHWKVGELAAMACVGTRQYSHIFRQITGTSPMDYLHRVRVDHAKRLLRSPSRDMHAIATQVGFKDEFYFSRRFKQQEGVSPSMYMKQREPRVIGLLFTSHLLALGMTPIGAPDYHLYRNEYVRPYLPEIRPFEWEPYDLEAIRGMEPDLILGYEHMTTGEYEQFSKIAEVVRIPWQSQDVYQQLDSVSAVVNKRSRSREWMEQHQLRVAQTKERLASIIGLQDTYAALVIDDTGFRVAGNRNMGHVLHRSLQLTPHPLVQQFINNYNGHNAFSDKLPFEELRNYDADRLFVMVNGQNPYAEAAFRKLCRSEVWGNLNVVRKGNVHTVSYDKWWMYTPLAVDGQLDEIVKLVESGESEFISS, from the coding sequence GTGGATTGGCAGAACTTTGATTTACCTTTGGATCATGTACGTTTGCGGTGGAACGGGCTCGAAGTGTATACGTTTCATTCGGATATAGAACATCGGGTGTTCACTTCGGGCAATTATGCATTGTGGGTGATGAATGAGGGCGAAGGTATTGCCGTTGTGGACGGACAACGCTTCCCAATTGTTCCTTGCAGTAGTATTCTGGTTCTTCCTGGAACGGTCATAGAGTGGGAACAACAGCCTGGGCAGATCGTGCATGCGCATAAATTGGAATTTAGTGCAGATTGGGATGGAGAGACCGAGGAGCATCCATTAACAATAATCGGGAATCGATTGGTTTCCATACAGCCTTTGGCTAATCTGATGGAACTCCTGGATCAGATTGCAGAGCTAAGGATGACAGACATAGGCATGAGCCGCTTTAGGCGGGGAATTTTGCTTCAGGAGGCACTTTTTCAATTTGCAGTTAAGGCGTGTGCGGATCAACCTGCCAATACGAAGGAAGCTGTGCTTCGAACCATTACTCATATCGAGGAAAATTACCAGCAACATTGGAAGGTGGGAGAGCTGGCTGCCATGGCCTGTGTTGGCACAAGGCAGTATAGCCATATTTTCAGACAGATCACAGGAACAAGTCCGATGGATTATTTGCATCGCGTGCGAGTCGATCATGCGAAGCGTTTGCTTCGTTCACCAAGCCGGGATATGCACGCGATTGCCACACAGGTTGGCTTCAAGGACGAGTTTTATTTCAGCCGCAGGTTCAAGCAGCAAGAAGGAGTATCTCCCAGTATGTATATGAAGCAACGCGAGCCGCGTGTAATCGGTCTGCTATTCACTTCTCACTTGCTTGCACTCGGTATGACGCCCATCGGAGCACCTGATTATCATTTGTATCGTAATGAGTATGTTCGTCCGTATTTGCCTGAAATCAGACCATTTGAATGGGAACCGTACGATCTCGAGGCCATTCGTGGTATGGAGCCTGATCTTATTCTGGGATATGAGCATATGACGACGGGAGAATACGAGCAGTTTTCCAAGATTGCTGAAGTGGTTCGCATCCCCTGGCAATCTCAGGATGTATACCAACAGTTGGACAGCGTCTCTGCTGTGGTGAACAAGCGCAGCAGAAGCAGAGAGTGGATGGAACAGCATCAGCTTAGAGTTGCCCAAACCAAAGAGCGACTTGCTTCCATTATTGGATTACAAGATACGTATGCGGCACTGGTGATCGATGACACAGGCTTTCGTGTGGCAGGTAACCGGAACATGGGGCATGTACTACATCGCTCCCTTCAGTTGACCCCTCATCCACTCGTGCAGCAATTCATTAACAACTATAACGGTCATAATGCCTTCTCGGACAAGCTACCCTTCGAAGAGCTTCGCAATTATGATGCGGATCGACTGTTTGTCATGGTGAATGGGCAAAATCCGTATGCCGAAGCCGCTTTCCGTAAGCTGTGTCGCTCAGAAGTGTGGGGCAACTTAAATGTTGTTCGTAAAGGAAACGTACACACCGTATCCTACGATAAATGGTGGATGTACACACCGCTGGCGGTCGATGGACAATTGGACGAGATCGTTAAGTTGGTGGAGAGCGGGGAATCAGAATTCATTTCATCGTAA